One Prodigiosinella aquatilis DNA window includes the following coding sequences:
- the rhaM gene encoding L-rhamnose mutarotase — protein sequence MLRKAFVMSVFPECHEEYQHRHNPIWPELEAELKAHGAHHYSIFLDKERHLLFGYVEIESEARWNAVAQTEACQRWWKYMKDMMPANPDNSPVSTELQPVFYLE from the coding sequence ATGTTACGAAAAGCGTTTGTCATGTCTGTTTTCCCGGAATGCCATGAAGAGTATCAACACCGTCACAACCCGATCTGGCCTGAGCTGGAAGCAGAGCTGAAAGCACACGGAGCCCATCATTACAGCATCTTTCTGGATAAAGAACGCCACCTGCTATTCGGGTATGTGGAAATTGAATCAGAAGCACGCTGGAATGCCGTGGCACAAACCGAAGCTTGCCAGCGTTGGTGGAAATACATGAAAGACATGATGCCTGCTAATCCCGACAACAGCCCGGTCAGCACCGAACTACAGCCAGTTTTTTATCTGGAATAA
- the rhaD gene encoding rhamnulose-1-phosphate aldolase: MQSIQSSWFVQGMIKATSDMWLKGWDERNGGNISLRLTAEDITPYESDFCPLPRHESLSQPMPDLANCWFIVTGSGKFFRNVQLDPAENLVLLQVDHDGKGYQIFWGLTSGGLPTSELAAHFQSHIVRMGVSRGHDRVIMHCHATNLIALSYVLELNNATFTRELWEGSTECLVVFPDGLGIVPWMVPGTDGIGTATAEQMQRHPLVLWPFHGIFGTGPTLDDAFGLIDTAEKSAEVMVKVRSMGGKKQTISTEELIALGQRFGVTPMEAALRVSK, encoded by the coding sequence ATGCAATCGATACAGTCTTCCTGGTTCGTGCAGGGAATGATCAAAGCCACCAGCGATATGTGGCTCAAAGGCTGGGATGAACGCAACGGCGGCAACATCAGCCTGCGCCTGACGGCAGAAGATATAACACCCTATGAAAGCGATTTTTGCCCACTGCCCCGCCATGAATCGTTATCACAACCGATGCCGGACCTGGCGAACTGCTGGTTCATCGTCACCGGATCCGGCAAATTTTTCCGCAATGTGCAATTGGATCCCGCAGAAAATCTGGTGCTGCTACAAGTGGATCATGACGGCAAGGGCTATCAGATCTTCTGGGGACTGACGAGCGGTGGACTACCGACCTCCGAACTCGCTGCACATTTTCAGTCTCACATCGTGCGTATGGGCGTCAGCCGAGGACACGACCGCGTAATCATGCATTGCCATGCCACCAATTTGATTGCACTGAGCTACGTATTGGAGCTAAACAATGCCACGTTTACCCGCGAACTGTGGGAAGGCAGTACCGAATGTCTGGTGGTGTTCCCGGACGGTCTGGGGATTGTACCCTGGATGGTGCCGGGTACGGATGGTATTGGCACCGCCACGGCGGAGCAGATGCAGCGACATCCTCTGGTACTGTGGCCATTCCACGGTATCTTTGGCACGGGGCCGACATTGGATGATGCTTTCGGTCTGATTGACACTGCCGAGAAATCCGCAGAAGTCATGGTTAAAGTGCGTTCAATGGGGGGTAAAAAGCAGACCATTTCCACCGAAGAGCTGATTGCGTTGGGACAACGTTTTGGCGTCACGCCGATGGAAGCAGCCCTGCGCGTATCAAAGTAA
- a CDS encoding L-rhamnose isomerase has protein sequence MNTAIETAWRLAKERYAKLDVDVDAALQQLDLIPISMHCWQGDDVTGFENTGGTLTGGIQATGNYPGKARTADELRADLERAFTLIPGPKRLNLHAIYLESDTPVARNDIEPKHFSNWVAWAKQHQLGLDFNPTCFSHPLSSDGFTLSHPDEKVRRFWIEHCQASRRISAYFGRELGTPSVMNIWVPDGMKDLTIDRLAFRQRLMNALDEVIAEPLDAAHHIDAVESKLFGLGAESFTVGSNEFYLGYASSRGTALCLDAGHFHPTEVISDKISSAILYVPRLLLHVSRPVRWDSDHVVLLDDETQAIAHEIVRHKLFDRVHLGLDFFDASINRIAAWVIGTRNMKKALLRALLEPTDALRELELKGDYTTRLALLEEQKSLPWQAVWEHYCQRHDVAPGSEWLQDVRQYEETILSQR, from the coding sequence ATGAACACTGCTATTGAAACCGCCTGGCGTCTGGCGAAAGAACGCTACGCCAAACTGGATGTGGATGTGGATGCCGCGCTACAACAATTGGATCTGATACCGATCTCCATGCATTGCTGGCAAGGCGATGATGTCACTGGTTTTGAAAACACGGGCGGTACACTGACCGGCGGTATTCAAGCCACCGGTAACTATCCGGGAAAAGCCCGCACTGCCGATGAACTGCGGGCCGATCTGGAACGGGCGTTTACCCTGATTCCCGGCCCCAAACGACTCAACCTGCACGCCATCTATCTCGAGTCTGACACACCGGTAGCGCGCAATGACATCGAACCCAAACATTTCAGCAACTGGGTGGCGTGGGCCAAACAACATCAGTTGGGACTGGATTTCAACCCGACCTGCTTCTCTCATCCGCTCAGCAGTGACGGCTTTACGCTGTCTCACCCGGATGAAAAAGTACGCCGTTTCTGGATCGAGCACTGTCAGGCCAGCCGCCGTATTTCAGCCTATTTCGGTCGCGAACTGGGGACCCCCTCAGTCATGAATATCTGGGTGCCGGATGGTATGAAAGATCTGACTATTGACCGTCTGGCATTTCGTCAGCGCTTGATGAACGCGCTAGATGAAGTGATCGCCGAACCGCTGGACGCCGCACATCATATCGATGCCGTCGAAAGCAAATTGTTCGGACTGGGTGCCGAAAGTTTCACCGTCGGCTCCAATGAATTCTACCTGGGTTACGCCAGCAGCCGCGGCACCGCATTGTGTCTGGACGCTGGCCACTTCCATCCGACGGAAGTCATATCCGACAAAATCTCCAGCGCCATATTGTATGTCCCGCGATTGTTGCTACATGTCAGCCGCCCGGTGCGTTGGGACAGCGACCATGTCGTGCTGCTGGATGACGAAACCCAGGCTATCGCCCACGAAATCGTGCGCCATAAACTCTTCGATCGTGTACACCTCGGCCTGGATTTCTTTGATGCCTCAATCAACCGCATCGCCGCCTGGGTTATCGGTACTCGTAATATGAAAAAAGCCCTACTGCGCGCACTGCTGGAACCAACCGACGCCCTGCGTGAACTGGAACTGAAAGGCGATTACACCACTCGACTGGCGCTGTTGGAAGAACAGAAATCCCTGCCCTGGCAGGCGGTCTGGGAACACTACTGTCAGCGGCATGATGTCGCGCCGGGCAGCGAATGGCTGCAAGACGTGCGCCAATATGAAGAAACCATCCTCAGTCAACGTTAA
- the rhaB gene encoding rhamnulokinase, translating to MTVKNIVAIDLGASSGRVMLAVLQTTTRHLTLKEIHRFTNQLIYQNGHHVWDLDALERHILMGLNQVDMMGIRPDSIGIDTWGVDYVLLDKNGSRVGQSYSYRDHRTDGIMAQVTAALGQQHIYQCTGIQFLPFNTLYQLKALREQNTSDCERVEHLLMMPDYFHYRLTGKINCEYTDASTTQLLNLSNGDWDKGLLDYLGIPARWLSQPVQPGHRIGYWTAPSGRQIPVVAVATHDTASAVVATPLESKDSAYLSSGTWSLIGIESPVPYNHAAALSANITNEGGINGTFRVLKNIMGLWLLQRVCQEQNINDLPALIRQAAALPAFISLINPNDDRFINPSSMSEEIHAFCREHQQPEPQSHAELARCIFDSLAMSYRQSLLMLGKLRQTPISRLHVVGGGSQNEFLNQLCADVCQLPVLSGPVEASTLGNIGCQLIALKAVTDLDEFRCLLTHNFPLHRYNPGQTIDFAGHWRRFQALCHSKEELTV from the coding sequence ATGACGGTGAAAAATATTGTGGCGATCGATCTCGGCGCCTCCAGTGGACGAGTGATGCTGGCCGTCTTACAAACGACCACCCGACATCTGACACTCAAAGAAATCCACCGTTTCACCAATCAACTGATTTATCAGAACGGCCATCATGTGTGGGATCTGGATGCACTGGAACGCCATATCCTCATGGGCCTGAATCAGGTGGACATGATGGGGATTCGTCCCGACAGCATTGGTATCGACACCTGGGGCGTGGACTACGTCTTGCTGGATAAAAACGGTAGCCGGGTGGGACAATCCTATTCCTATCGTGATCACCGCACCGACGGCATCATGGCACAGGTAACGGCCGCACTCGGACAGCAACATATTTACCAGTGCACCGGTATTCAGTTCCTGCCGTTCAATACGCTTTATCAACTCAAGGCACTGCGTGAACAAAACACCAGTGACTGTGAACGCGTAGAACATCTGTTGATGATGCCGGACTACTTTCACTACCGGTTGACGGGCAAAATCAATTGTGAATATACCGATGCCAGCACCACCCAATTGCTGAACCTTAGCAATGGCGACTGGGATAAAGGGTTGCTGGATTATCTGGGTATTCCGGCGCGCTGGCTAAGCCAGCCAGTACAACCAGGACACCGCATCGGCTACTGGACGGCACCCAGCGGTCGGCAAATCCCGGTGGTAGCCGTCGCCACACATGATACCGCCAGTGCCGTGGTCGCCACCCCTCTTGAGAGCAAAGACAGCGCCTATTTGAGTTCCGGTACCTGGTCGCTGATCGGTATTGAAAGCCCGGTGCCCTATAACCATGCTGCCGCACTGTCTGCCAATATCACCAATGAAGGGGGTATCAACGGTACATTCCGCGTGTTGAAAAACATCATGGGGCTTTGGTTATTACAACGCGTCTGTCAGGAGCAGAACATCAACGATCTGCCCGCGTTAATCCGCCAGGCTGCGGCATTACCGGCCTTTATCAGCTTGATTAACCCGAATGATGATCGCTTCATCAATCCGTCTTCGATGAGTGAGGAAATCCACGCCTTCTGCCGTGAACATCAGCAACCAGAACCGCAGAGTCACGCCGAGCTGGCACGCTGTATTTTCGACAGCCTGGCGATGTCTTACCGTCAGAGTCTGCTGATGCTGGGTAAACTGCGTCAGACACCGATCAGTCGCCTACATGTGGTAGGTGGTGGTAGTCAAAATGAATTTCTCAATCAGCTTTGCGCCGATGTCTGCCAGCTACCAGTACTGTCCGGGCCGGTGGAAGCCTCTACTCTTGGCAATATTGGCTGTCAGCTCATAGCGCTGAAAGCCGTAACCGATCTTGACGAATTCCGTTGCCTGTTAACCCACAACTTTCCCCTGCACCGTTACAACCCTGGTCAGACTATTGATTTTGCTGGTCACTGGCGCCGTTTTCAGGCGTTGTGCCACTCCAAAGAGGAACTCACCGTATGA
- the rhaS gene encoding HTH-type transcriptional activator RhaS has product MTLLCGDEFFASQAATVAVEPRMPQCAFPEHHHDFWEIVLVDQGVGVHVFNDQPYALCSGAVFFVRDNDRHLFEQVEELHLTNVLYRSPRGFCFLSDIAPFLPYGANGEWLGQWQVNTPVMQQLKQLIARLATLADSALPEDIAASESLFLQTLILLKQKCFQMQGDGSQQQGVQALLGWLQNNFSEDVNWDVLADRFSLSLRTLHRQLKQHTGMTPQRYLNRLRLLEARRRLQQSDDSITTIAHACGFGDSNHFSTQFRKAFSLAPKSLRHQALNED; this is encoded by the coding sequence ATGACATTACTTTGTGGCGATGAATTTTTTGCTTCACAGGCAGCGACCGTCGCTGTTGAACCCAGGATGCCGCAGTGCGCTTTCCCTGAACATCATCATGATTTCTGGGAGATTGTGCTGGTAGACCAGGGGGTTGGTGTGCACGTGTTTAATGACCAACCTTACGCGTTGTGCAGTGGTGCAGTGTTTTTTGTGCGAGACAACGATCGTCACCTGTTTGAACAGGTGGAGGAGCTACATTTGACTAATGTGCTGTATCGTTCACCGCGTGGTTTTTGTTTCCTTTCTGATATTGCACCCTTTCTGCCCTATGGTGCCAATGGGGAATGGCTGGGACAGTGGCAGGTGAATACGCCAGTGATGCAACAGCTCAAACAGTTGATTGCCCGGCTGGCCACTCTGGCCGATAGCGCTCTGCCTGAGGATATCGCGGCCAGTGAAAGTCTGTTCTTGCAGACCCTGATACTGCTGAAGCAGAAATGTTTTCAGATGCAGGGTGATGGCAGCCAGCAACAAGGCGTTCAGGCGTTGCTGGGATGGTTGCAGAACAATTTCAGTGAAGACGTGAACTGGGATGTGCTGGCTGATCGGTTTTCTCTGTCGCTGCGCACGCTGCATAGGCAGTTAAAGCAGCATACTGGTATGACGCCGCAACGTTATCTGAACCGGTTGCGATTGCTGGAGGCCCGTCGTCGTTTGCAGCAAAGCGATGACTCTATCACGACCATCGCTCACGCTTGTGGGTTCGGCGACAGTAACCATTTCTCGACACAGTTTCGCAAAGCGTTTTCTCTGGCACCTAAATCGCTGCGCCATCAGGCGCTTAATGAGGATTGA
- a CDS encoding helix-turn-helix domain-containing protein: MLRTEDYFLTDKMRVTVAERSPQPAFPMHHHDFEELVIVWRGNGLHIWNDVPYRITCGDLFYVTSSDRHSYESVHELELDNILYIRDRLTLLADWQNLLPGVDIPQHQRYWRLGLQSMDIMRGNVDILAQECMKSDALSLQLSEALLLQIALLALRYRHDPDSPQLADAHQLDLLMNALRASIALPFRFDVFCQLHGFSMRSLGARFKQQTGMSVSNYLRQLRLCRAMELLRYNQRTIGEVAAQCGFEDSNYFSVVFHQAFGVSPSIYRQRFQTVS; the protein is encoded by the coding sequence ATGTTACGTACGGAAGATTATTTTCTAACCGATAAAATGCGGGTCACGGTAGCGGAACGTAGTCCACAACCGGCGTTTCCGATGCATCATCATGATTTTGAAGAGTTGGTGATTGTCTGGCGCGGTAACGGATTGCATATCTGGAATGATGTACCGTATCGCATTACTTGTGGCGATTTGTTCTACGTGACGTCCAGTGATCGTCACAGTTATGAGTCTGTCCACGAGCTGGAGCTGGACAATATCCTGTATATCCGCGATCGTCTGACGCTGCTCGCCGACTGGCAAAACCTGCTTCCGGGCGTCGATATTCCACAACATCAGCGCTACTGGCGCCTTGGATTGCAAAGCATGGATATCATGCGGGGCAATGTGGATATATTAGCGCAGGAATGTATGAAGTCAGATGCGCTGTCACTCCAACTCAGCGAAGCGCTGTTATTGCAGATAGCCCTGCTGGCGCTGCGTTATCGTCATGATCCGGATAGCCCACAATTGGCGGATGCCCATCAGTTGGATTTACTGATGAACGCACTGCGTGCCAGTATCGCGTTGCCTTTCCGTTTTGACGTATTTTGCCAGTTGCACGGGTTTAGCATGCGCAGCTTAGGTGCGCGTTTCAAACAACAGACTGGCATGAGTGTGTCGAACTATCTGCGTCAACTGCGTCTATGTCGGGCCATGGAGTTATTACGCTATAACCAGCGGACAATTGGTGAAGTGGCGGCACAGTGTGGTTTTGAAGACAGCAATTATTTCTCGGTAGTATTTCACCAGGCGTTTGGTGTTTCTCCCAGTATCTACCGACAGCGCTTTCAGACAGTGAGTTGA
- the rhaT gene encoding L-rhamnose/proton symporter RhaT, with protein sequence MSSSILLGIFWHFIGAASAACFYAPFKKVRNWSWETMWSLGGFFSWVILPWVISALLLPDFWAYYRSFSLSTLLPVFLFGAMWGVGNINYGLTMRYLGMSMGIGIAIGITLIVGTLMTPLLQGKFSLLFGSVGGKMTLLGVLIAVIGVGVVSYAGLLRERALKIQVEEFNLRKGLILAILCGFFSAGMSFAIAAAKPMHDQALTLGINPLYVALPSYVVIMGGGAIINLGYCFIRLATCKNLSLKADLSQARPLLIANIIFSILGGTMWYLQFFFYAWGQANIPANFAYISWMLHMSFYVLCGGIVGLLLKEWNGAGKHPRRVLIIGCLVIILAANVVGIGMAS encoded by the coding sequence ATGAGTTCATCTATTCTTCTTGGTATTTTCTGGCATTTTATCGGTGCGGCCAGTGCCGCCTGCTTTTATGCCCCCTTTAAAAAGGTAAGAAACTGGTCCTGGGAAACCATGTGGTCGCTGGGAGGATTTTTCTCCTGGGTTATTCTGCCCTGGGTCATCAGCGCACTGCTGCTGCCTGATTTCTGGGCTTATTACCGGTCATTCAGTCTGTCCACCCTACTGCCCGTGTTTCTTTTCGGCGCCATGTGGGGAGTGGGCAATATCAATTACGGCCTGACAATGCGCTACCTGGGGATGTCGATGGGTATCGGCATCGCCATTGGTATTACCCTCATCGTCGGTACGCTGATGACACCGTTACTACAGGGCAAATTTAGTCTGCTGTTCGGTTCAGTCGGTGGAAAAATGACACTGCTGGGCGTACTGATCGCCGTGATCGGCGTAGGCGTCGTCAGCTATGCAGGCTTATTGCGTGAACGCGCCCTGAAAATTCAGGTAGAAGAGTTCAATCTCAGGAAAGGATTAATCCTGGCTATCCTGTGCGGTTTTTTTTCTGCCGGTATGTCATTCGCTATAGCCGCCGCCAAACCCATGCACGACCAGGCACTGACGTTAGGTATCAATCCACTTTATGTCGCCTTACCCAGCTATGTGGTAATTATGGGTGGTGGTGCGATCATTAACCTTGGTTACTGCTTTATCCGGCTGGCAACCTGTAAGAACTTGTCCCTGAAAGCGGATCTCTCTCAGGCCAGGCCGCTGCTGATTGCCAACATCATCTTTTCCATCCTCGGCGGCACAATGTGGTACCTGCAATTTTTCTTCTACGCCTGGGGGCAAGCCAACATTCCCGCCAACTTCGCCTATATCAGTTGGATGTTGCACATGAGCTTCTATGTGTTGTGTGGTGGAATTGTCGGACTGCTGCTGAAAGAATGGAACGGTGCAGGAAAACATCCCCGTAGAGTGCTGATTATTGGTTGTCTGGTGATTATTTTGGCTGCCAATGTAGTGGGTATCGGCATGGCATCCTGA
- the ubiI gene encoding FAD-dependent 2-octaprenylphenol hydroxylase: MQSFDVVIAGGGMVGLALACGLQGSGLRVAVLEKQPMDEQPSGPDHALRVSAINTASEYLLRQLGVWQSITEQHVSPYNDMFVWDQDSFGHISFSGKEFGFSHLGHIIENNVIQRALWQRASHASDITLMAPVTLKQVVWGDNEAFITLEDGGMLTARLVVGADGAHSWLRQHADIPLTFRDYGHHALVANIRTVNPHQSVARQVFHGDGMLAFLPLSDPYLSSIVWSLPPTRAQMLMALPADEFNKQLAMEFDMRLGLCQIESQRQSFPLTARYARSFAAHRLVLMGDAAHTIHPLAGQGVNLGFMDVAELIAELKRLQSQGKDIGEYLYLRRYERKRKHSAALMLASMQSFRDLFAGNHPAKKLLRDIGLKLADTLPGIKPTLVRQAMGLNDLPAWLEEKQ; this comes from the coding sequence ATGCAATCATTTGACGTGGTAATCGCGGGCGGTGGCATGGTCGGTCTGGCGCTGGCCTGTGGTCTACAAGGCAGTGGACTGCGCGTTGCCGTGCTGGAAAAGCAGCCGATGGACGAACAACCGTCAGGGCCAGACCACGCCTTGCGCGTCTCGGCCATCAATACCGCCAGTGAGTATCTGCTGCGACAACTGGGCGTCTGGCAATCCATTACGGAACAACATGTCAGCCCTTATAACGACATGTTCGTCTGGGACCAGGACAGTTTTGGTCATATCAGTTTCAGCGGTAAAGAATTTGGGTTTTCCCATTTGGGCCACATCATTGAAAATAATGTGATTCAACGCGCGTTATGGCAACGGGCATCCCATGCCAGCGACATCACGCTGATGGCGCCAGTCACGCTGAAACAGGTGGTATGGGGCGATAACGAGGCGTTTATCACCCTGGAAGATGGCGGGATGTTAACCGCGCGGCTGGTGGTGGGTGCCGATGGCGCGCATTCCTGGCTACGCCAGCACGCTGATATTCCGCTGACATTCCGGGATTACGGTCATCACGCGCTGGTGGCGAATATCCGTACTGTCAACCCGCATCAGTCTGTCGCCAGACAAGTTTTTCATGGTGATGGGATGTTGGCGTTTCTACCGTTAAGCGATCCTTACCTGAGCTCCATTGTCTGGTCATTACCTCCCACGCGAGCCCAGATGCTGATGGCTCTGCCTGCGGACGAATTCAACAAACAACTGGCAATGGAATTCGATATGCGTCTTGGGCTGTGCCAGATAGAGAGTCAGCGTCAGTCCTTCCCGCTGACCGCACGTTATGCCCGCAGTTTTGCTGCTCATCGGCTGGTGCTGATGGGAGACGCCGCCCATACCATTCACCCGCTGGCCGGTCAGGGTGTGAATCTGGGTTTTATGGACGTCGCCGAATTGATTGCCGAACTGAAACGACTGCAATCACAAGGTAAGGACATTGGGGAATATCTCTACTTACGTCGCTATGAACGCAAGCGCAAGCACAGCGCCGCGCTGATGCTGGCCAGCATGCAAAGTTTCCGCGATCTGTTCGCAGGCAACCATCCCGCCAAGAAATTACTGCGTGATATCGGTCTGAAACTGGCGGATACCCTACCAGGGATAAAACCCACGCTGGTGCGTCAGGCCATGGGGTTAAACGACCTGCCGGCCTGGTTGGAAGAAAAACAGTAA
- the ubiH gene encoding 2-octaprenyl-6-methoxyphenyl hydroxylase: MTIMIVGGGMAGATLALAISNLSQGKIPVDLIEAQSPFEHQHPGFDARAIALAEGTSQQLEAIGIWSSLMDAATPITTVHVSDRGHAGYVYLNASDYRVPALGHVVELHDVGKRLFSLLQQAPGVRLHCPATVVDVARTIDNATLTLNNGIRLTGQLLVAADGSRSMLAQASGIGWQQHPYHQIAVIANVTTSQPHQGRAFERFTQHGPLALLPMSKNRSSLVWCHAQERQGDVDNWSEAEFRHQLQLAFGWRLGAFTHIGERHSYALNLITATRHISHRLALVGNAAQTLHPIAGQGFNLGLRDVMTLAETLVDAVQRGEDPGCYAVLHRYQQRRQSDQDTTVAITDGLVRMFANRYFTLEVGRNLGLMAMNSLPVLQDALARRTLGWVER; encoded by the coding sequence ATGACCATCATGATTGTCGGAGGAGGTATGGCGGGTGCCACGCTGGCGCTGGCGATATCCAACCTTTCCCAGGGGAAGATCCCGGTTGATCTGATTGAAGCCCAGTCGCCTTTCGAACACCAGCACCCTGGTTTTGATGCCAGAGCCATCGCGCTGGCGGAAGGAACTAGCCAACAACTGGAAGCCATTGGTATCTGGTCATCACTGATGGATGCCGCAACCCCGATTACCACTGTACATGTCAGTGATCGTGGTCATGCAGGATACGTTTACCTGAACGCCTCAGATTATCGGGTTCCGGCGCTGGGACACGTGGTGGAACTACACGATGTGGGCAAACGGTTATTCTCCCTACTGCAACAGGCTCCCGGTGTCCGACTACATTGCCCGGCAACCGTGGTGGACGTCGCCCGTACAATAGATAACGCCACGTTGACGCTAAATAACGGTATCCGACTCACCGGCCAGTTACTGGTGGCCGCCGACGGTTCCCGTTCTATGCTGGCGCAGGCGTCCGGTATCGGTTGGCAGCAGCATCCTTATCATCAGATTGCCGTTATCGCTAATGTCACGACCTCACAACCTCATCAAGGACGGGCGTTTGAACGCTTTACCCAGCACGGCCCACTGGCACTGCTGCCGATGAGCAAGAACCGCAGCTCGCTGGTATGGTGTCATGCACAGGAGCGTCAGGGCGACGTCGACAACTGGAGCGAAGCCGAATTCCGTCATCAGCTACAGTTGGCCTTCGGCTGGCGGTTGGGTGCCTTTACCCATATTGGTGAGCGTCACAGTTATGCGCTAAATCTGATTACCGCTACCCGCCACATCAGCCATCGTCTGGCGCTGGTGGGCAATGCGGCACAGACACTGCATCCCATTGCCGGTCAGGGTTTCAACCTCGGATTACGGGATGTGATGACGCTGGCAGAAACGCTGGTGGACGCGGTTCAGCGTGGTGAAGATCCCGGCTGTTATGCAGTGTTGCACCGTTATCAGCAACGACGCCAATCTGATCAGGACACAACTGTCGCCATTACCGACGGTCTGGTGCGCATGTTCGCCAACCGCTATTTTACGCTGGAAGTCGGTCGTAATCTGGGCTTAATGGCCATGAATAGCCTGCCAGTGCTACAGGATGCGCTTGCGCGCCGTACTCTGGGTTGGGTGGAACGATAA
- the pepP gene encoding Xaa-Pro aminopeptidase, which produces MNQQEYLRRRLALLDKMVPASAAVIYAAPEAQRNADSDYPYRQNSDFWYFTGFNEPEAVLLLIKSDENHHHSVLFNRVRDLTAEIWFGRRLGQEGALATLGVDRALPFDEIKDQLHLLLNGLDVVYHAQGQYRYADQQVFHALEILRNGTRQGLSAPPTITDWRPLVHEMRLFKSPQEIDIMRKAGEITALAHTRAMDKCRPGMFEYQLEGEIHHEFTRHGARYPSYNTIVGSGENACILHYTENECQMHDGDLVLIDAGCEYQGYAGDITRTFPVNGKFTAPQRAIYDIVLASERRAIELFAPGRSIRDVNEEVVRIMLNGLIKLGILQGEIETLISEQAHRPFFMHGLSHWLGLDVHDVGDYGSTDRGRLLEPGMVLTVEPGLYISPNADVPLQYRGIGIRIEDDIVITEHGNDVLTAGVVKDADAIEALMANAVGKTQ; this is translated from the coding sequence ATGAATCAACAAGAATACCTCCGCCGCCGTCTGGCTTTGCTGGATAAAATGGTTCCCGCCAGTGCTGCGGTTATTTATGCTGCTCCAGAAGCCCAGCGCAACGCCGACAGTGATTACCCCTATCGGCAGAACAGTGATTTCTGGTATTTCACCGGTTTTAACGAACCTGAAGCGGTACTCCTGCTGATTAAGAGTGATGAAAACCACCACCATAGTGTACTGTTCAACCGCGTTCGCGACCTTACGGCGGAGATCTGGTTTGGCCGTCGTTTGGGCCAGGAAGGCGCTCTCGCTACGCTGGGAGTAGATCGTGCCTTACCGTTCGATGAAATCAAGGACCAACTGCACTTATTACTGAATGGACTCGATGTGGTCTATCACGCACAGGGGCAGTACCGCTACGCGGATCAGCAGGTGTTCCACGCGCTGGAGATATTGCGTAACGGTACCCGTCAAGGCCTCAGTGCACCACCAACCATAACTGACTGGCGCCCGTTGGTGCATGAGATGCGGCTGTTCAAGTCACCACAGGAAATCGACATCATGCGCAAGGCGGGGGAGATTACCGCACTGGCGCATACCCGTGCGATGGATAAGTGTCGTCCAGGCATGTTTGAGTACCAGCTTGAGGGAGAAATCCACCATGAATTTACGCGTCATGGTGCCCGTTATCCTTCTTACAACACCATTGTGGGCAGCGGTGAAAACGCCTGTATTTTGCACTATACCGAAAATGAATGTCAGATGCATGATGGTGATCTGGTACTGATCGACGCAGGTTGCGAGTATCAAGGCTACGCAGGCGATATCACCCGCACCTTTCCGGTCAATGGTAAATTTACCGCCCCACAACGGGCTATTTACGACATCGTCCTGGCGTCTGAACGCCGGGCAATCGAACTGTTCGCGCCAGGTCGCAGTATCCGGGACGTGAACGAAGAAGTGGTGCGCATCATGCTGAACGGGTTGATAAAACTCGGCATTCTACAAGGTGAAATAGAGACACTGATTTCAGAGCAGGCCCATCGCCCGTTCTTTATGCATGGTCTGAGCCATTGGCTGGGACTCGATGTGCATGATGTTGGTGACTATGGTTCCACCGACCGCGGTCGCCTACTGGAACCAGGTATGGTTCTGACAGTAGAGCCGGGCTTGTATATATCCCCGAATGCCGATGTTCCATTGCAATACCGTGGTATAGGCATACGAATTGAAGACGATATCGTGATTACCGAACACGGTAACGACGTATTGACCGCCGGTGTAGTGAAAGACGCCGATGCTATTGAAGCGCTGATGGCAAACGCTGTAGGTAAGACCCAATGA